The DNA region CGAGCAGTCGTCGTCATCGGGCGGCTCGGGCGACACCGTCAAGATCGGGCTGGTGACCAAGACCGACTCGAACCCGTTCTTCGTGAAGATGCGCGAGTCGGCGCAGGAGTCGGCCAAGGAGAACGGCGCCGAGCTGATCGCCCTCGCCGGCGCGTTCGACGGAGACAACGAAGGCCAGGTCGCGGCGATCGAGAACCTCGTCAGCCAGGGCGTGGACGGCATCATGATCACGCCCAACTCGTCCTCCGGCATTCTCGCCGCCATCAAGAAGGCCCGCGACCAGGGCATCCTCGTCGTCGCGCTCGACACCGCCACCGACCCGGAGGACGCCGTCGACGCCACCTTCGCGACGGACAACCTCGCCGCCGGGGTGGCGCAGGGCAAGTGGGTCAAGGCCGCGCTGGGCGACAAGGCGCCCAAGCTGCTGATGCTCGACGGGACGCCCGGCGGCACGGTCGACACCTTCCGGCACGACGGCTTCCTGCAGGGCATGGGGCTCAGCGAGGACTCGCCCGAGGTACTCGGCATGGAGAACACCAACGGCGACCAGACCAAGGCGCAGACCGCGATGGAGAACCTGCTCCAGCGCGTGCCGGACGCCAACTCGCTGTACACGATCAACGAGCCCGCCGCGGCCGGCGGCTACGCGGCCATCAAGGCGGCGGGCAAGCAGGATCAGATCGTCATCGGCTCCATCGACGGGTCCTGCACGGGCGTCGAGAACGTGAAGAACGGCGTCATCGGGGCGACGGTCATGCAGTTCCCGACGAAGATGGCCGACGAGGGCGTCAAGGCCATCGTCGCGTTCGCGAAGGACGGCACGAAGCCGAAGGCCGGCTTCAACGACACCGGATCGGTGCTGATCACGGACAAGCCGATGTCGGGCCTGGACTCCGAGGACACCGCCTGGGGCGCGGAGAACTGCTGGGGCTGAGCAGGTCTGCGGCGCGGGCGGGGCTGCGGTGTTCGCAACCCCGCCCGTCGGCCGGCACCCGCTCGGCCCGCCCTCCGGCCGGAACCCGCGTCCGCCAGAACCCGCCCACCCGCACCGCATCCATGAGAGAACCGTGGAGATGAGAGAACAACGATGAGCACTCCGACCATGGCGACCCAGTCGCAGAACCCACCCCCTCCCGCATCCCTCGTGCGTCGCGCGACGTCGTCGATCGTGCGCGCACCGCTGTTCGGCGCGAGCGTCGCCCTGATCGTGGCGATCATCGCGTTCGGTATCATCTCCCCGCGGTTCCTCGCGCCGGGAAACATCTCGCTGATCCTGCAGCAGTCCGTCGTCATCGGCATCCTCGCCGTCGCCCAGACGCTCATCATCCTCACCGCCGGCATCGACCTCTCGATCGGCGCCATCGCCGTGCTGGGCACGGTCGTGATGGCGCAGACGGCGGGCGCGGTGGGGCCGGTGTCGGCGATCCTGCTGACGCTGATCGTGTGCGTGGCCCTCGGCTCCCTCAACGGCGGGCTGTCCACACTGCTGCACCTGCCGCCCTTCATCGTCACGCTGGGCACGTTCACGGCGATCGTGGCGGCCACCCACCTGTACGCCGGCTCTCAGACCTTCCAGGTCAGCGATCCGCTGCTGACGTTCCTGGGCACCACGTTCCGGATCGGCGACTTCGTGACCACCTACGGCGTGGTCGCCATGCTCCTCGTCTATCTGGTGGTCGGCTACGCCCTCACCCAGACGGCGTGGGGCAGGCACGTGTACGCCGTCGGCGGCAACCCGGCGGCGGCGAAGCTCTCCGGCGTCCGCAGCGACTGGGTGACGTTCTCGGTGTACTTCTTCTCGGGCGTGATCGCGCTCATCGCGGCGTGGGCGGCGCTCGGCCGCATCCCGAACGCCGATCCCAACGCCTACCAGAACGCGAACCTCGAGACCATCACGGCCGTCGTCATCGGCGGGACGAGCCTCTTCGGCGGCCGTGGCGGCGTGCTCGGCACCCTCATCGGAACGCTCATCGTCGGCGTGCTGCGCAACGGGCTCACGCTCGCCGGCGTCGACAACCTGTACCAGAACATCGCGACGGGCGTCCTGGTCATCGCGGCAGTCGCCGTCGATCAGATCATGCGCCGGCGCACGGCTCGATAGCGGCGAGGAGAGACGGATATGACTGTGAACGAGCAGGCGGCCACGAGGACGATGGCGCTGCAGGCGCGCGGCCTCGTCAAGCGCTACGGCAGCGTGACGGCCATCAACGGAGCCGACTTCGACCTTCGAGAGGGTGAGGTGCTCGCCGTCATCGGTGACAACGGCGCGGGCAAGTCGAGCCTCATCAAGGCGCTGGCGGGGGCGGTCAGCCCGGATGCCGGTGAGCTCCGGATGCACGGCGAGGTGGTGCACTTCCGCAGCACCGGCGACGCCCGCGCGCACGGGATCGAGACGGTCTATCAGGACCTCGCGGTCATCCCGGCGCTGGACATCGCCTCGAATCTGTACCTGGGCAGGGAGGTCCGCCGCAGGGGCTTCATGGGGACGGTGCTGCGCCGACTCGACATGCCCGCCATGCGTGCGGAGGCCGCCAAGCACCTCAGCGAGCTGAAGATCGGCATCAAGTCCGTGAACCAGGCCGTCGAGACGCTGTCCGGCGGTCAGCGCCAGGGCGTCGCCGTCTCGCGGGCGGCCGCATTCGGTCATGGGGTGATCATCATGGACGAGCCGACGGCGGCGCTGGGCGTGCGCGAGTCCGGGCAGGTGATCGAGCTGATCAAGTCGATCAGGGAGCGGGGCATCCCCGTCGTGCTCATCAGCCACGACATGCCGCATGTCTTCGAGGTGGCGGACCGCATCCACGTGCACCGGCTCGGGCGCCGGGCGGCGGTCGTCGACCCGAAGCAGCGCACGATGTCGGAGGTCGTCGCGCTGATGACCGGCGCCGAGCGGCCGAGCGAGATCGAGGCGGCGGGAGGTGAATGAGCCGCGTCCGCGCGGCGTGTTCGCCGGGCTCGCGACGCTCGACGTCGTGCATCGGGTCACCGCGCCGCCCGCCGTCAACGAGAAGATCACCGCGACCGCCCAGTTCGTGGCATCCGGTGGCCCGGCGGCGAACGCCGCCGTGACGTTCGCCGCGCTGGGCGGCGACGCGACTCTGGTGACGGCGCTGGGGCGGTCTCCCGTGGCGCAGACGATCATCGACGAGCTGCGCGGGGTGGGTGTGGCGGTCATCGACGTGCATCCGGGTTTCGACGGCGGAGCCCCGGTGTCGTCCGTGATCGTCACCGAGTCCAGCGGCGACCGCGCGGTGGTCGGCGGAGACGCGGTGGGGATGCGCACGCCGGCGCCGGATGCCGAGGTCGTGCGCACGGTGATCGACGGGGCGGATGCCGTGCTCGTCGACGGACATCATCCCGACGTCTCGGTGAGCGTGGCTCGTGCGGCGCGGCAGGCCGGCATCCGGGTGATCGTGGACGCCGGTCGGTGGAAGCCGGCGATGGCCGAGGTGATCCCCGTGGCGTCGGACGTGGTGGCATCCGCCGACTTCCGCGTGCCCGACTCGCCGAGCTCGGCGGACACCGCGTCGCGGCTGATCGGCGAGGGCGCGCCGGTCGTCGTCGTGACGGACGGTCCGAACCCGATCAGGTGGTGGCGCGGCGGGCGGTCCGGCGTCATCGAGACGGAACCGGTGGCCGCCGTGGATACGCTGGCTGCTGGTGACGTGTTCCACGGCGCGTACGCGTTCGCCGCGGCCAGAGGTCTGCCGCTGGAGGCGGGCATCGCCTTCGCGGCGGAGGTCGCGGCGGTGCGCTGCACGATGGTGGGGCCGCGGTCGTGGCTGTCGGCGATCGCCGAGGTCCCGTTGGTGCGAGGAGTCGAGTGAACACTGTGCAGGGGGTCGAGCTGTCGTTCGCTCAGCTCGTCGAGAGGGCGGCCGCATTGGCGGGGCGCGGGCGGCGCGCGCTGCTGGGGATCACGGGCGCGCCCGGGGCGGGAAAGTCGACTCTCGCCGAGCGGCTGGTCGCCGAGCTCGGCGAGGAGACGGCCGTGTTCGTCCCCATGGACGGCTTCCATCTCGCCAACCGCGAGCTGGTGCTGCTGGACAGGCTGGATCGCAAGGGCGCGCATGACACGTTCGACGGCTGGGGGTATGCGGCGCTGCTGCGCAGGCTGCGTGACCAGCGGATGCGGGCGGAGCGCGGCGACGAGGGGATCATCTACGCCCCGCAGTTCCGCCGCGACCTGGAGGAGCCGGTCGGCTCCGCCATCCCGGTGCGCCCGGAGGTGCCGCTGGTCGTGACCGAGGGGAACTACCTGCTCCTCGACGGCGCGGCGTGGACGCACGCGCGGGAGACGATCGACGAGGTGTGGTTCCTCGCCCCGGACGAGGGGCAGCGCCTCGCGCAGCTGATCGCACGGCACGTGCGGTTCGGGCGCTCGCCGGAGGAGGCGAGGGCGCGCTCGCTCGGCAGCGATCAGCGCAATGCGGAGCTCATCAGCGCGACGGCGGGGCGCGCGGATCTGGTGATCACGCTGACCGATCGCCTGCCCTGACAGTCCGGAGCGTCTCCCGGGTCGTGCCAGGGGATCTGGGCCGGATTACGCTGTCGGTACCGGAGGTGAGTCGATGTCGGATGCGATGAACAGGGCCGCGCGGTACCGCGCGCAGCGCGACGCGGGGGAGGACGCTGCCGACAGTCCTGCGGGCGAGCCGCCGATGGTGCTCAACGCGCGCAACAAGGCCGACTTCGTCGAGACGGCCATCCAGGTGGCGATCCGTCGTGGCGAGTTCGATGACCTGCCCGGGGCGGGCAAACCCATCGAGGGTCTGGGGACCACGCACGACCCCGACTGGTGGATCCGCCGCAAGATCGAGAGCGAGAACCTCTCCGGGCTGGGCCCGCCGGCGCTCATGCTGCGCGTCGAAGACCGGGGGCTGGATGCCGACCTCGATGGGCTCGGCCGGGAGGAGGACGTCCGCGAGGTCGTCGAGGATTTCAACCGTCGGGTGATCGAGGCGCGCCGCCAGCTGCTGGGTGGGCCGCCGGTGGTCACGCGGCCCCGCGACGTCGACGCGGAGGTGCGCGCGTGGCGGATGCGGCGGGAGGCCGCGCGTGCCGCTGCGGAGCGCGAGACGGATGCCGTGGAGCACCCGGATGCGGGGCAGCGGCGTCTACGCGGATGGTGGCTGCGCGGGCGCCGCCGACCCGCCGAATGAGTGCGCTCCCAGGGCGGAATCGGTTACGCGCGTAGCCGTCGGGGTGTGCTGCCGCTGGACGCCGGATGACCGTCTGGGAACAAAATGCAACCCGGGGTTGCGAACGAGCGCGTTTTGAGGCCGTTCTTATGCGCAGGTGCCGTTTAACACTGGGATGGCGGCGGCACTGACTCTGGGGACCGGGACTGTCATTTGGGGCAGGCGCTACTGGGGCGCGCCGGGTGCAGAGCTTCCCCCTACCGTCATCCCGGGAAGTGACACATCATGCTGAAGGCATACGCGAAGGCCCAGGCTTTCATCAACTCGCTCCGCTCCGAGGAGGAGGGCGCGACCGCCGTCGAGTACGGCCTCATCGTGTCTCTGATCGCTGTCGCGATCATCGCTGCGGTGACGACGATCGGCTTTAACCTCGATGCGATCTTCGACTTCGTCGGATCAAAGCTGACCGTTCCGACCGAGTGATCGCAGTCGGACTTGTGAGGTGATGGATCGGGAGACCCCGGTCCATCACCTCACGGGGTCTGCACTTGGCACTTTAGACGAGGACATCATGGGGATCAGGACGAACGAGCGCGGAGCTGCAGCGGTCGAGTTCGCCCTTGTCGTGCCGTTGCTGGTGCTTCTGCTGCTCGGGATCATCGAGTTCGGCTGGACCTTCAATCAGCAGGTCTCGCTGTCCAACGCGGCACGCGAGTCCGCTCGGTACTACGCCGTGCACCTCGACGATGGCTCCGGCGCCAGCGAAGCAGACATCAGAGCCGCTGCGACGACCGCCGGCGAGTCGGCCGCTCCCACGATCGATTGGAGCGACAGCACGTTCTCCATCTCAGACGACTGCAGCAGCACGGCATCCGATTCCACGCCGAGCGGTTCTGTGACG from Microbacterium soli includes:
- a CDS encoding DUF1992 domain-containing protein encodes the protein MSDAMNRAARYRAQRDAGEDAADSPAGEPPMVLNARNKADFVETAIQVAIRRGEFDDLPGAGKPIEGLGTTHDPDWWIRRKIESENLSGLGPPALMLRVEDRGLDADLDGLGREEDVREVVEDFNRRVIEARRQLLGGPPVVTRPRDVDAEVRAWRMRREAARAAAERETDAVEHPDAGQRRLRGWWLRGRRRPAE
- a CDS encoding nucleoside/nucleotide kinase family protein, whose product is MNTVQGVELSFAQLVERAAALAGRGRRALLGITGAPGAGKSTLAERLVAELGEETAVFVPMDGFHLANRELVLLDRLDRKGAHDTFDGWGYAALLRRLRDQRMRAERGDEGIIYAPQFRRDLEEPVGSAIPVRPEVPLVVTEGNYLLLDGAAWTHARETIDEVWFLAPDEGQRLAQLIARHVRFGRSPEEARARSLGSDQRNAELISATAGRADLVITLTDRLP
- a CDS encoding PfkB family carbohydrate kinase: MNEPRPRGVFAGLATLDVVHRVTAPPAVNEKITATAQFVASGGPAANAAVTFAALGGDATLVTALGRSPVAQTIIDELRGVGVAVIDVHPGFDGGAPVSSVIVTESSGDRAVVGGDAVGMRTPAPDAEVVRTVIDGADAVLVDGHHPDVSVSVARAARQAGIRVIVDAGRWKPAMAEVIPVASDVVASADFRVPDSPSSADTASRLIGEGAPVVVVTDGPNPIRWWRGGRSGVIETEPVAAVDTLAAGDVFHGAYAFAAARGLPLEAGIAFAAEVAAVRCTMVGPRSWLSAIAEVPLVRGVE
- a CDS encoding Flp family type IVb pilin yields the protein MLKAYAKAQAFINSLRSEEEGATAVEYGLIVSLIAVAIIAAVTTIGFNLDAIFDFVGSKLTVPTE
- a CDS encoding TadE/TadG family type IV pilus assembly protein, whose amino-acid sequence is MGIRTNERGAAAVEFALVVPLLVLLLLGIIEFGWTFNQQVSLSNAARESARYYAVHLDDGSGASEADIRAAATTAGESAAPTIDWSDSTFSISDDCSSTASDSTPSGSVTVTVRVATPNLTGMFSGILPEYLTGEGKTICGG
- a CDS encoding ATP-binding cassette domain-containing protein, whose amino-acid sequence is MTVNEQAATRTMALQARGLVKRYGSVTAINGADFDLREGEVLAVIGDNGAGKSSLIKALAGAVSPDAGELRMHGEVVHFRSTGDARAHGIETVYQDLAVIPALDIASNLYLGREVRRRGFMGTVLRRLDMPAMRAEAAKHLSELKIGIKSVNQAVETLSGGQRQGVAVSRAAAFGHGVIIMDEPTAALGVRESGQVIELIKSIRERGIPVVLISHDMPHVFEVADRIHVHRLGRRAAVVDPKQRTMSEVVALMTGAERPSEIEAAGGE
- a CDS encoding substrate-binding domain-containing protein gives rise to the protein MNRRFSKRMLVIATAFAATAVLMGTTACSSSAPEQSSSSGGSGDTVKIGLVTKTDSNPFFVKMRESAQESAKENGAELIALAGAFDGDNEGQVAAIENLVSQGVDGIMITPNSSSGILAAIKKARDQGILVVALDTATDPEDAVDATFATDNLAAGVAQGKWVKAALGDKAPKLLMLDGTPGGTVDTFRHDGFLQGMGLSEDSPEVLGMENTNGDQTKAQTAMENLLQRVPDANSLYTINEPAAAGGYAAIKAAGKQDQIVIGSIDGSCTGVENVKNGVIGATVMQFPTKMADEGVKAIVAFAKDGTKPKAGFNDTGSVLITDKPMSGLDSEDTAWGAENCWG
- a CDS encoding ABC transporter permease; translated protein: MSTPTMATQSQNPPPPASLVRRATSSIVRAPLFGASVALIVAIIAFGIISPRFLAPGNISLILQQSVVIGILAVAQTLIILTAGIDLSIGAIAVLGTVVMAQTAGAVGPVSAILLTLIVCVALGSLNGGLSTLLHLPPFIVTLGTFTAIVAATHLYAGSQTFQVSDPLLTFLGTTFRIGDFVTTYGVVAMLLVYLVVGYALTQTAWGRHVYAVGGNPAAAKLSGVRSDWVTFSVYFFSGVIALIAAWAALGRIPNADPNAYQNANLETITAVVIGGTSLFGGRGGVLGTLIGTLIVGVLRNGLTLAGVDNLYQNIATGVLVIAAVAVDQIMRRRTAR